In Coriobacteriia bacterium, the sequence TAGATACGCCCGGACGCGTTGTGTTTGACACGCATCGGACGGATGTGTAGAGTGCCACCTTGTGACTTCATGCTTGGGAGATTAGCGCGAGGGCGCGTCGGCCCAAGAGGACGAGCACGATACGTTTAACGAAGGAGTGTAGCGTTGCCTACAATCAACCAGCTGGTCCGCAAGGGCCGCAAGCAGGCAGTCGAGAAGAGCAAGACGCCGGCTCTCAAGGGGAACCCGCAGAAGCGTGGTGTGTGTACCCGCGTGTACACCACCACCCCCAAGAAGCCGAACTCGGCGCTGCGTAAGGTCGCCCGCGTTCGTCTGACCAACGGTATGGAGGTCACCGCCTACATCCCGGGCATCGGCC encodes:
- the rpsL gene encoding 30S ribosomal protein S12, yielding MPTINQLVRKGRKQAVEKSKTPALKGNPQKRGVCTRVYTTTPKKPNSALRKVARVRLTNGMEVTAYIPGIGHNLQEHSIVLVRGGRVKDLPGVRYKIIRAALDCAAVNNRAQARSRYGAKKPKK